Proteins found in one Anaerolineales bacterium genomic segment:
- a CDS encoding trypsin-like peptidase domain-containing protein — protein sequence GLAATQQALGEETALRALVFVKNKVSNGWMSGSGSILDSRGYILTNFHVIGDVDSGELYEDDEKITIGLNWENPTEAPETFYLCEIVKGDPDYDLALLHIVAMANGDPLPADLQFPTLPLGDSDLMKIGDPVAVLGYPGLGQETPTFTRGTVAGFLPDESIDESRGWIKTDAEVNHGNSGGIAINVKGELIGVPSMAYVDPEGSGKISGIRPINLAHVVTDAIP from the coding sequence GGGTTGGCCGCAACGCAACAGGCCTTGGGTGAGGAAACCGCCCTGCGGGCATTGGTGTTTGTTAAAAACAAGGTGTCCAACGGATGGATGTCCGGCTCGGGAAGCATTCTGGATTCCCGGGGGTACATATTGACCAATTTCCATGTCATCGGAGACGTGGATAGCGGTGAATTGTACGAAGATGACGAGAAGATAACAATCGGATTAAACTGGGAAAATCCGACGGAGGCTCCGGAAACATTTTATCTCTGCGAAATCGTGAAGGGGGATCCGGATTACGATCTCGCGCTGCTGCACATCGTCGCCATGGCCAACGGAGATCCTCTTCCCGCGGACCTGCAGTTCCCCACCCTGCCCCTCGGCGATTCCGACCTGATGAAGATCGGCGATCCGGTCGCGGTCCTCGGATATCCGGGGCTCGGCCAAGAGACTCCGACCTTCACCCGCGGCACCGTCGCCGGCTTTCTGCCCGACGAGTCCATCGACGAATCGCGGGGATGGATTAAAACGGATGCCGAAGTGAACCACGGAAATTCCGGCGGGATAGCGATCAATGTCAAAGGCGAGTTGATCGGCGTTCCCAGCATGGCCTATGTCGATCCGGAAGGATCCGGAAAAATCAGCGGCATCCGGCCGATCAATCTGGCGCATGTGGTGACCGACGCGATTCCGTAA
- a CDS encoding MBL fold metallo-hydrolase: MTEGLRFRWLGTAGIEFESGGERILVDPYLSRLPMRYLVFGRPSPNREAIARHLLPSRAVLVSHSHFDHLFDVPEICREFGAAAFGSPNSAAILRTHGIPPDRIHPIAAGDSFRAGPFDVRVFAGRHGRMLGLLPYRGKLPARLAPPLRLAEYRMDTMLSFRIHAPGAAALVWNGPPAADVPQAEALFYCPLWGARMCAEVAAAARARVIIPVHWDDFFLPLENPLRPLISPPGWNSPWIRRMDPRRFAGRMKKILPDVPVLVPARMQSAEIPA; encoded by the coding sequence ATGACGGAGGGACTGCGTTTCCGTTGGCTGGGGACGGCCGGCATCGAGTTTGAATCGGGTGGAGAACGGATCCTGGTCGATCCTTATCTCTCGCGGCTCCCGATGCGGTATTTGGTTTTCGGGAGGCCGTCTCCAAATCGGGAAGCGATCGCCCGGCATCTGCTGCCCTCGCGGGCCGTGCTGGTCTCGCATTCGCATTTCGATCACCTGTTTGATGTTCCCGAAATCTGCCGTGAATTCGGAGCGGCTGCATTCGGCTCGCCCAACAGCGCCGCCATCCTCCGCACGCATGGAATCCCGCCGGACCGTATCCATCCGATCGCGGCGGGCGATTCGTTCAGAGCGGGACCCTTCGACGTCCGGGTATTTGCCGGACGGCACGGACGCATGCTCGGGCTCCTGCCGTACCGGGGCAAGCTTCCGGCGCGTCTCGCTCCGCCGCTGCGCCTTGCTGAGTACCGGATGGACACGATGCTCTCCTTCCGCATCCATGCGCCCGGGGCGGCGGCTCTGGTGTGGAACGGCCCCCCGGCGGCGGATGTGCCGCAAGCGGAGGCGCTGTTTTATTGTCCGCTGTGGGGCGCGCGAATGTGCGCGGAGGTCGCCGCGGCGGCCCGTGCGCGGGTGATTATCCCCGTTCACTGGGACGATTTTTTCTTGCCGTTGGAAAACCCCCTGCGTCCGCTGATTTCTCCGCCGGGATGGAATTCGCCGTGGATCCGGCGCATGGATCCGCGCCGGTTCGCCGGCAGGATGAAGAAAATTCTCCCTGATGTGCCGGTGCTCGTCCCCGCACGCATGCAATCCGCCGAAATTCCAGCCTAA
- the gcvT gene encoding glycine cleavage system aminomethyltransferase GcvT codes for MGDFLVRGTLAKVDPAVEELIRLESERQYRKLILIPSESTAPRAVLEALGSRLQNLYAEGYPDEETRRMSEEEILDFPARLGHFRRYSDPRYYKGVEYADILEALARRRCAEAFATEEIAADGIYVNVQALSGAPANTAVYDALVNPGDTVMGLNLLHGGHLTHGSPVNRSGRWYKIVAYTIDPATEKLDYDAIEALACEHKPKMIIAGYTSYPWAADWKRFRRIADAVGAYLVADIAHVAGMVVAGAYPTPVGHAHAVTFTTHKTLCGPRGACILTTDPALARKIDRGVFPGEQGGPHVNVFAALAVMFKIARTEKFRELQHQIVRNAKRLSDSLEARGLKIAYGGTDTHLLNVDCKSIRAPDGTPLSGDIAARVLDLAGIVANRNTIPGDPSAGKATGVRMGTPWATQRGLREADMDALAEVITQVLQACHPFQYSGRKGSLLRARIDFTAMEDARIRVRSLAEKAGIDFKPDEHGYPHFYYLDDPLPKKKFTGIAVAGPRAEDFLYWATVNDVYALKTGKRQPTKLPLHGGITEAVLERAGADEFLLTVPSARANLALAWLRALSDGYVRFDDDLVRKIPGPVRIDLAGGSALMPKAAGPSADATRPYCLAPFSAPAPGPLPEFAWKEPADPPLRFTPLHAAHLALGAKMVPFAGWEMPVWYDSVVEEHLAVRKAAGLFDVAHMGVWEASGDSACAFLDAVCANEVAALAPGQSLYTHLLDPDGKVIDDLMIYRRGNGAYLIVVNAANDEKDWAWVNAVREGKVRIDRDRPGSEAPGRKGAVLRNLRDPASDADRRVDIALQGPKSLEILQALGGDAETKRWISRLARTELCDAVLGGFDLIVARTGYTGESAAYELFVHPDRAADLWSSLIKAGAPLGLKPAGLGARDSLRTEAGLPLYGHEFAGPLNLGVGDGGFESYVKPHKPWFIGRQAFLEQERNRKSEVVRFRFNRKGVRMAHPGDVVTDEADVAIGKVTSCAIDGERFLLGQAYLENDFTKEGRPIIVRVGGRESGEAAKEPATVLSRFPKKAKK; via the coding sequence ATGGGCGATTTCCTGGTGCGCGGCACCCTCGCAAAAGTCGATCCGGCCGTCGAGGAATTGATCCGGCTCGAATCCGAGCGGCAATACCGGAAGCTGATCCTGATCCCGTCGGAGAGCACAGCCCCGCGAGCAGTCCTCGAGGCGCTCGGCAGCCGGTTGCAGAACCTGTATGCCGAGGGGTATCCGGACGAGGAGACCCGCCGGATGAGCGAGGAGGAAATCCTCGATTTTCCCGCGCGCTTGGGCCATTTCCGCCGCTACTCCGATCCGCGCTACTACAAGGGTGTGGAGTACGCCGACATCCTCGAAGCCCTGGCCCGCCGCCGGTGCGCCGAGGCGTTCGCCACGGAGGAGATCGCGGCCGACGGCATCTACGTCAACGTTCAGGCGCTTTCCGGCGCCCCGGCCAACACCGCGGTCTACGACGCGCTGGTCAACCCGGGCGACACGGTGATGGGGTTGAACCTCCTGCACGGCGGCCACCTGACCCACGGGTCGCCCGTCAACCGCTCCGGCCGGTGGTACAAAATCGTCGCCTACACCATCGACCCGGCGACCGAGAAGCTCGATTACGACGCCATCGAAGCCCTCGCCTGCGAACACAAGCCGAAGATGATCATCGCCGGCTACACCTCCTATCCCTGGGCGGCGGATTGGAAACGCTTCCGACGGATCGCCGACGCCGTCGGGGCGTACCTCGTGGCCGACATCGCCCACGTCGCCGGGATGGTCGTCGCCGGCGCCTATCCCACCCCCGTCGGACACGCGCATGCGGTCACCTTCACCACCCACAAAACCCTGTGCGGCCCGCGCGGCGCCTGCATCCTCACCACCGATCCGGCCCTCGCGCGCAAGATCGACCGCGGCGTTTTTCCCGGCGAGCAGGGCGGCCCGCACGTCAACGTCTTCGCCGCGCTGGCGGTGATGTTCAAGATCGCCCGCACCGAAAAATTCCGCGAACTCCAGCACCAGATCGTCCGCAACGCCAAGCGGCTCTCGGATTCGCTCGAGGCGCGGGGCTTGAAAATCGCCTACGGCGGCACCGACACCCACCTCTTGAACGTGGACTGCAAAAGCATCCGAGCGCCGGACGGCACGCCGCTCTCGGGAGACATCGCCGCCCGCGTGCTCGACCTGGCCGGGATCGTCGCCAACCGCAACACCATCCCCGGTGATCCCTCGGCCGGCAAGGCGACCGGCGTGCGCATGGGCACGCCCTGGGCCACCCAGCGCGGGTTGCGCGAAGCGGACATGGACGCGCTGGCCGAGGTCATCACCCAGGTCCTGCAGGCGTGCCATCCGTTCCAATACAGCGGACGGAAAGGATCGCTGCTGCGGGCGCGGATCGACTTCACAGCGATGGAGGACGCGCGCATCCGGGTCCGGTCGCTGGCCGAAAAAGCCGGGATCGACTTCAAACCCGACGAGCACGGGTATCCGCATTTCTACTACCTCGACGACCCCCTGCCGAAGAAAAAGTTCACCGGCATTGCGGTGGCAGGACCACGGGCCGAGGATTTCCTCTACTGGGCGACGGTCAACGACGTGTACGCGTTGAAAACCGGCAAAAGACAGCCGACCAAGCTGCCGCTTCACGGGGGAATAACCGAGGCCGTGCTGGAACGGGCTGGCGCGGACGAATTCCTCCTTACCGTGCCCTCCGCCCGCGCCAACCTCGCCCTGGCATGGCTGCGGGCGCTGTCCGACGGATACGTGCGCTTCGACGACGATTTGGTCCGCAAGATTCCGGGGCCGGTGAGAATCGACCTCGCCGGCGGGTCTGCGCTGATGCCCAAGGCCGCCGGGCCCTCGGCGGACGCCACCCGCCCCTACTGCCTCGCGCCGTTCTCGGCGCCCGCGCCCGGCCCGCTTCCTGAATTCGCATGGAAGGAACCCGCCGATCCGCCCCTGCGGTTCACTCCCCTGCACGCGGCCCATCTGGCCCTCGGCGCAAAAATGGTCCCCTTCGCCGGGTGGGAGATGCCGGTGTGGTACGACAGCGTGGTCGAGGAGCATTTGGCGGTTCGAAAGGCGGCCGGCTTGTTCGACGTCGCGCACATGGGCGTGTGGGAGGCGAGCGGGGATAGCGCCTGCGCCTTCCTCGACGCGGTGTGCGCCAACGAGGTCGCCGCACTCGCGCCCGGCCAATCGCTCTACACCCATCTCCTCGACCCGGACGGCAAGGTCATCGACGATTTGATGATCTACCGCCGCGGGAACGGAGCCTACCTGATCGTGGTCAACGCCGCGAACGACGAGAAGGACTGGGCCTGGGTGAACGCCGTCCGCGAAGGAAAGGTGCGCATCGACCGCGATCGACCGGGATCGGAGGCGCCCGGGCGCAAGGGGGCCGTCCTGCGGAATTTGCGCGATCCCGCCAGCGACGCGGACAGGCGCGTGGACATCGCCCTCCAGGGGCCGAAATCGCTCGAGATCCTGCAGGCGCTCGGCGGCGACGCGGAGACCAAACGGTGGATCTCGCGCCTGGCGCGGACGGAGCTCTGCGACGCGGTCCTCGGAGGATTCGATCTGATCGTGGCCCGCACCGGATACACCGGCGAATCGGCGGCGTATGAATTGTTTGTTCATCCCGACCGCGCGGCGGATCTTTGGAGCTCGCTGATCAAGGCCGGAGCGCCGTTAGGATTGAAACCGGCGGGCTTGGGCGCGCGCGACAGCCTGCGCACCGAAGCCGGCCTGCCGCTCTACGGGCACGAATTTGCGGGTCCGCTGAACCTGGGCGTGGGCGACGGCGGCTTCGAATCCTACGTCAAACCGCACAAACCGTGGTTCATCGGACGGCAAGCGTTTCTGGAACAGGAACGCAACCGGAAAAGCGAGGTGGTGCGCTTCCGATTCAACCGCAAGGGCGTACGCATGGCCCATCCGGGCGACGTGGTGACGGACGAGGCGGATGTCGCGATCGGCAAAGTCACCTCCTGCGCGATCGACGGCGAGCGGTTTCTGCTCGGCCAAGCCTACCTGGAGAACGACTTCACCAAAGAAGGCCGCCCCATTATTGTGCGGGTGGGCGGACGGGAAAGCGGCGAAGCGGCGAAAGAGCCGGCAACCGTGCTCAGCCGGTTTCCAAAGAAGGCCAAAAAGTAA
- a CDS encoding GTPase yields the protein MPIRTVIMGAAGRDFHNFNVFFRDNPEYDVVAFTATQIPDIENRIYPAALAGKRYPDGVPIHPESDLLRLIADGKIDQVVFAYSDVTHEYVMHKASMVMAAGADFRLMGGKSTQIKSCKPVVSVCAVRTGAGKSQTTRRVAAVLRGMGYTLAAIRHPMPYGDLAQQAVQRFAGYADLDKHECTIEEREEYEPHLDAGVIVYAGVDYERILRQAEREADIVLWDGGNNDFPFYVSDLQIVVADPHRPGHESLYHPGEVNARAADVVVINKVDTADPQAVARVVENIRGLNPSATIIEAESPLFVDDPESIRGKRVLVIEDGPTLTHGEMAFGAGYVAARRFGAAEIVDPRRFAVGSIAATFAKYPKTGPVLPAMGYGAAQVRDLEATIDKADAELVIIGTPVDLTRVMKIRKPYQRVRYELRERGAPTLEDVLVTKFGKRQE from the coding sequence ATGCCGATACGCACGGTCATCATGGGCGCCGCCGGTCGCGATTTTCATAATTTCAACGTATTCTTCCGCGATAATCCGGAGTACGACGTGGTGGCCTTCACCGCCACCCAGATACCCGACATCGAAAATCGCATTTATCCGGCAGCCTTGGCGGGAAAACGTTATCCCGATGGGGTGCCGATCCATCCGGAAAGCGACCTGCTCCGGCTGATCGCCGATGGAAAAATCGATCAGGTGGTTTTCGCCTACAGCGACGTGACTCACGAATACGTGATGCACAAAGCGTCGATGGTGATGGCCGCCGGCGCGGACTTCCGCCTGATGGGCGGAAAATCCACACAAATAAAATCGTGCAAGCCGGTTGTTTCGGTATGCGCGGTGCGGACCGGGGCCGGCAAGAGCCAGACTACCCGGCGGGTGGCTGCGGTCCTGCGCGGGATGGGATACACCCTGGCGGCCATCCGGCACCCGATGCCCTACGGCGACCTGGCCCAGCAGGCGGTGCAACGCTTCGCCGGCTATGCCGACCTCGACAAGCACGAATGCACGATCGAAGAACGCGAGGAATATGAGCCGCACCTTGATGCCGGCGTGATCGTCTATGCCGGCGTGGATTATGAGAGGATCCTGCGCCAGGCCGAGCGGGAAGCGGATATCGTCTTGTGGGACGGCGGCAACAACGATTTCCCGTTCTACGTTTCAGATCTCCAGATCGTCGTCGCCGACCCGCACCGCCCCGGGCACGAATCCCTTTATCATCCCGGCGAAGTCAACGCCCGCGCCGCCGATGTGGTCGTCATTAACAAGGTCGATACGGCCGACCCGCAGGCGGTCGCCCGGGTGGTCGAAAACATCCGCGGCTTGAATCCTTCCGCGACGATCATCGAAGCGGAGTCGCCCCTTTTCGTCGACGACCCCGAATCGATCCGCGGCAAACGGGTGTTGGTGATCGAGGACGGCCCGACCCTGACCCACGGCGAGATGGCGTTCGGGGCGGGCTACGTCGCCGCCCGGCGCTTCGGCGCCGCGGAAATCGTCGATCCGCGCCGGTTCGCAGTCGGATCCATCGCGGCGACGTTCGCAAAATATCCAAAGACCGGACCGGTCCTGCCGGCGATGGGCTACGGCGCCGCGCAAGTGCGCGACCTCGAAGCCACGATCGACAAAGCCGATGCAGAACTGGTGATCATCGGAACGCCGGTCGACCTGACCCGCGTGATGAAGATCCGCAAGCCTTACCAGCGCGTGCGCTATGAATTGCGGGAGAGGGGGGCGCCGACCCTGGAAGATGTTCTGGTGACGAAGTTCGGCAAGCGCCAGGAATAA
- a CDS encoding CinA family protein: MTPPAEARIGKKLEALGLTVAVAESVTGGLIGSRLTDIPGSSIYFLGGVVAYSNDAKVKLLGVHRETLAQFGAVSERTAREMAEGVRRYFGTDIGAAVSGIAGPGGATRDKPVGLMWLALAAEGQTRAQSIRLTGDRLRNKAGAADHVLQLLEEYLDSLRPE, translated from the coding sequence ATGACTCCCCCGGCGGAAGCCCGCATCGGCAAGAAATTGGAGGCATTGGGATTGACGGTCGCGGTTGCCGAGTCGGTCACCGGCGGCCTGATCGGCTCGCGGTTGACCGACATCCCGGGATCTTCGATCTACTTCCTCGGAGGCGTGGTGGCCTATTCCAACGACGCCAAAGTCAAGCTGCTCGGCGTGCATCGCGAAACCCTCGCCCAGTTCGGCGCCGTCAGCGAACGCACCGCCAGGGAAATGGCCGAAGGGGTCCGCCGCTACTTCGGCACCGATATCGGCGCAGCTGTCAGCGGAATCGCCGGACCGGGCGGCGCAACCAGGGACAAACCGGTGGGATTGATGTGGCTGGCCTTGGCCGCCGAAGGCCAAACCCGGGCGCAGTCCATCCGCCTGACGGGCGACCGCCTTCGGAACAAAGCCGGAGCCGCCGACCACGTGCTGCAGCTGCTGGAAGAATACCTCGATTCCCTCCGGCCGGAATAA
- a CDS encoding NAD-dependent epimerase/dehydratase family protein — protein sequence MNILVTGAAGFLGSSLANTLVKAGHQVRGLDDLSTGDPSRLNPSVLFTRGDVQDRPKLWTLLQDVECVYHLAARVSVQESILYPREYNASNVAGTVSLMEAMRDVGVRRVVFISSGAVYGEQQTQPVKETATPNPGSPYAVSKLAAEYYVRTIGALWEIETVILRVFNAYGPGQPLPAAHAPVVARFLRQASGGGSLVVHNGGHQTRDYIYLDDAVDCMAAAATAPGVDRKIVNVGSGVETSVLSLADQIIHLVRQGEVLKTPYEEGGLSRMCADLTLARDLLGFRPKYSLAEGLRLTYERDPRFQLVPVA from the coding sequence TTGAACATCCTCGTTACGGGCGCCGCCGGATTTCTCGGATCCTCACTCGCCAACACCCTGGTCAAGGCCGGCCATCAAGTCCGCGGATTGGATGACCTTTCGACCGGGGATCCTTCGCGCCTTAACCCTTCGGTTCTCTTCACCCGCGGCGACGTGCAGGACCGTCCCAAGCTGTGGACCCTCCTGCAAGACGTGGAATGCGTCTACCACCTGGCGGCGCGTGTATCGGTCCAGGAATCGATTCTCTACCCGCGCGAATACAACGCCTCGAACGTCGCCGGGACCGTGAGTCTGATGGAAGCCATGCGCGATGTGGGGGTGCGGCGGGTGGTCTTCATCTCCTCCGGCGCCGTGTACGGCGAACAACAGACCCAGCCGGTGAAGGAAACCGCCACCCCCAACCCGGGGTCTCCGTACGCGGTCTCGAAACTCGCGGCGGAATACTACGTCCGCACGATCGGCGCACTGTGGGAGATCGAGACCGTCATCCTGCGGGTGTTCAACGCCTACGGGCCGGGCCAGCCGCTTCCAGCCGCGCACGCGCCGGTTGTCGCCCGCTTTCTGCGCCAGGCCTCCGGCGGAGGCTCGCTGGTGGTCCACAACGGCGGTCACCAAACGCGCGATTACATCTACCTCGACGATGCGGTGGATTGCATGGCCGCCGCTGCGACCGCTCCGGGTGTCGACCGCAAAATCGTCAACGTCGGCAGCGGGGTTGAGACCTCGGTCCTTTCCCTGGCGGATCAAATCATCCATCTGGTCCGGCAGGGCGAAGTGCTGAAGACGCCGTATGAAGAAGGCGGTCTGTCGCGGATGTGCGCCGACCTCACCCTGGCGCGTGACCTGTTGGGATTCCGCCCCAAGTATTCCCTGGCCGAGGGCTTGCGCCTCACCTACGAGCGCGATCCGCGGTTCCAACTCGTACCGGTCGCTTAA
- a CDS encoding DNA-3-methyladenine glycosylase, translating into MRISRNRSARLPRAFFRQPTLQTARALLGTRLVRLDRGRRLSGIIVETEAYIGRQDLGCHASRGGRTPRNEAMFGLPGRAYVYFTYGMHWLLNVVTEDEGIPAAVLVRAMIPDEGREAMRRRRAGREPLAGGPAMLCMALGIDKRWNGHDLCKRSSRLYLERAFSISNDSVTKGPRVGLYTVPEPWKSIPWRFRASPAAVEILSRQLAESPSGAGRAHGRRSE; encoded by the coding sequence ATGAGAATTTCCCGCAACCGATCCGCGCGACTGCCGCGAGCGTTTTTCCGACAACCGACCCTGCAAACCGCCCGCGCCCTCTTGGGAACCCGCTTGGTCAGGCTCGATCGCGGCCGAAGGCTCTCGGGGATCATCGTGGAAACCGAAGCCTACATCGGCCGCCAGGATCTCGGGTGCCATGCCAGCCGCGGCGGCCGCACGCCGCGCAACGAAGCGATGTTCGGCCTGCCGGGCCGCGCCTACGTTTATTTCACCTACGGCATGCACTGGCTGCTCAACGTGGTCACCGAGGACGAGGGAATTCCCGCGGCCGTCCTCGTTCGTGCTATGATTCCCGACGAAGGCCGGGAGGCGATGCGCCGCCGCCGCGCCGGGCGCGAGCCGCTCGCGGGCGGTCCGGCGATGCTTTGCATGGCCCTGGGGATCGATAAACGCTGGAACGGTCACGACCTGTGCAAGCGATCCTCGCGGCTTTACCTGGAACGGGCCTTTTCGATTTCCAACGACTCCGTGACCAAAGGCCCCCGAGTGGGGTTATATACGGTGCCGGAACCGTGGAAAAGCATCCCATGGAGATTCCGGGCATCGCCCGCGGCCGTGGAGATCTTGAGTCGACAATTGGCCGAATCCCCGTCCGGCGCCGGCCGGGCGCATGGCAGGAGGAGTGAATGA
- a CDS encoding electron transfer flavoprotein subunit beta/FixA family protein, protein MTEVETYRSIVLVKQVPDTRHVSAEMMTPDGTMNRGALPAVFNPEDLNALEMALQLRERHGGTVTAITMGPPKAADVLRDCLYRGADRVILLTDRKFAGADTLATSYALKCAVEKSGPYDFIFCGRQAIDGDTAQVGPQTAEKLGIPQITYAESILELKGREVTVQRALGSGTEIVRCSLPCLITVTASANTPRPPSARKRIERKLAATPLEFSALLKAWPEFPDEESLKAFLAARKLIIPVWTAEDIGAEQGKIGLAGSPTQVHKVNAVVLDSAESKEIAPTREGVTAMIDELVKEYIVG, encoded by the coding sequence ATGACGGAAGTCGAAACCTATCGATCGATCGTCCTGGTGAAACAGGTCCCCGATACCCGCCACGTCTCCGCCGAGATGATGACCCCGGACGGCACCATGAACCGCGGTGCCCTTCCGGCGGTCTTCAATCCGGAGGACCTTAACGCATTGGAAATGGCGCTGCAGCTGCGCGAACGGCACGGCGGCACCGTGACGGCGATCACCATGGGGCCGCCCAAAGCGGCCGATGTTCTGCGCGATTGCCTGTACCGCGGGGCGGACCGCGTGATCCTGCTGACCGACCGCAAATTTGCCGGGGCCGATACGCTGGCCACCTCCTATGCGCTGAAGTGCGCGGTGGAAAAAAGCGGCCCGTACGATTTTATCTTCTGCGGTCGGCAGGCGATCGACGGCGACACCGCCCAGGTCGGACCACAGACCGCCGAAAAGCTCGGCATCCCGCAAATCACCTACGCCGAATCGATCCTCGAGCTGAAGGGCCGCGAAGTGACCGTACAGCGCGCCCTCGGCTCGGGAACCGAGATTGTCCGCTGCTCCCTGCCTTGCCTGATCACCGTGACGGCTTCGGCCAATACGCCGCGGCCGCCGTCGGCGCGGAAGCGGATCGAGCGAAAACTCGCCGCCACCCCGCTCGAGTTCTCGGCCTTGTTGAAAGCCTGGCCCGAATTTCCCGACGAAGAAAGCTTGAAAGCGTTCCTCGCGGCCCGCAAGCTGATCATCCCCGTCTGGACCGCCGAGGATATCGGCGCCGAGCAGGGGAAGATCGGCCTGGCCGGATCTCCCACCCAGGTTCACAAGGTGAACGCGGTGGTTCTCGACTCGGCCGAAAGCAAGGAGATCGCCCCCACCCGGGAGGGCGTCACGGCGATGATCGATGAGTTGGTTAAAGAATACATCGTGGGGTGA
- a CDS encoding electron transfer flavoprotein subunit alpha/FixB family protein, with protein MAEKQSVWVFIEQNEGHLADVSLELLGKARELADALGHEVAGLLFGHKIKELAPAVIQCGADRVFLVDHPEMELYRTLPYARVASRLARSRKPEIFLIGATPNGRDLAPRIASALRCGLTADCTDLQIGDYTNKKENKTYANLLFQIRPAFGGNLIATIVNPHTRPQMATVREGVMHKPVPQPSRRGAIEEIQPDLEQGDLALKILSRSMRPSTVKLKEAPVVVAGGAGADEAADFQLLRDLANLLGGEVGASRAAVDAGLISAEHQVGQTGTTVRPRLYIAAGISGAIQHRAGMDQSSKIIAINTDPGAPIFQVAHYKIVGDLAEVLPLIIQSLREKAK; from the coding sequence ATGGCGGAAAAACAAAGCGTCTGGGTTTTCATCGAACAAAACGAAGGCCACCTGGCCGACGTCAGTTTGGAACTGCTGGGCAAGGCGCGCGAGCTGGCGGACGCCCTGGGCCACGAGGTCGCCGGCTTGTTGTTCGGCCACAAGATCAAGGAATTGGCTCCGGCGGTGATCCAGTGCGGCGCAGACCGCGTGTTCCTGGTCGATCATCCCGAAATGGAGCTGTACCGAACCCTGCCCTACGCGCGGGTTGCGTCGCGACTGGCGCGCAGCCGAAAGCCGGAGATATTCCTGATCGGGGCGACACCCAACGGGCGCGACTTGGCGCCGCGGATCGCCAGCGCCCTGCGTTGCGGACTGACCGCCGATTGCACCGATTTGCAGATCGGCGACTACACCAATAAGAAAGAAAACAAGACCTATGCCAACCTGCTGTTTCAGATCCGCCCTGCGTTCGGCGGCAATCTGATCGCGACCATCGTCAATCCGCATACGCGGCCGCAGATGGCCACCGTGCGCGAGGGCGTGATGCACAAACCCGTCCCCCAGCCCTCGCGCCGAGGCGCGATTGAGGAGATCCAGCCGGACCTCGAGCAGGGCGATCTGGCGTTGAAGATCCTCAGCCGCTCCATGCGGCCGTCCACGGTTAAATTAAAAGAAGCGCCCGTGGTGGTGGCGGGCGGAGCCGGCGCCGACGAAGCCGCGGATTTCCAACTGTTGCGGGACCTGGCCAACCTGCTGGGCGGCGAGGTGGGGGCTTCGCGCGCGGCGGTCGACGCCGGCCTGATCTCCGCCGAGCACCAGGTCGGCCAGACGGGAACCACCGTCCGCCCGCGGCTCTACATCGCCGCGGGGATTTCCGGCGCCATCCAGCACCGCGCCGGGATGGACCAATCCTCGAAGATCATCGCCATCAACACCGATCCCGGCGCGCCGATCTTCCAGGTCGCGCATTATAAGATCGTCGGCGATCTGGCCGAAGTGCTGCCGCTGATCATTCAATCCCTACGGGAAAAGGCAAAGTGA